A section of the Candidatus Latescibacterota bacterium genome encodes:
- the murG gene encoding undecaprenyldiphospho-muramoylpentapeptide beta-N-acetylglucosaminyltransferase, with amino-acid sequence MRRLLVTGGGTGGHIYPALAVARAFLAGGAGRRVRFVGSRRGLEAQLVPAADVPFSALPIHGWRGKGPLQRLRFLAELGVALLGALGILLRERPGAVFATGSFASLPVLLAARLARRPIFLQEQNSVPGRVIRLFAGRARAVFIAYEEAAQQLPARARTLLTGNPLREEFVGLRRLPRAADAPRRLLVFGGSRGAHSLNAATAEALPLLAREFALEAVLQTGPAEHAAVAAALAPLAPAVTVAAYLDDMPARLAAADWVLCRAGAMTLAELTALGLPAVLVPFPHAVDDHQTANAQALVDAGAAVLIPDAELTGARLAETLAGLWRAPGREAAMAAASRALGRPEATAAILEAIQKSLALCR; translated from the coding sequence ATGCGCCGCCTGCTCGTCACCGGCGGCGGGACGGGGGGGCACATCTACCCGGCGCTGGCGGTGGCGCGGGCCTTCCTCGCGGGCGGCGCAGGCCGCCGCGTGCGCTTCGTGGGCTCGCGGCGGGGCCTCGAGGCGCAGCTGGTGCCGGCCGCGGACGTCCCCTTCAGCGCGCTGCCGATTCACGGCTGGCGGGGCAAGGGCCCGCTCCAGCGGCTGCGCTTTCTCGCGGAGCTCGGCGTGGCGCTGCTCGGCGCGCTGGGGATCCTGCTGCGCGAGCGGCCCGGGGCCGTCTTCGCCACGGGCAGTTTCGCGAGCCTGCCGGTGCTGCTGGCCGCGCGGCTCGCGCGGCGGCCGATCTTCCTGCAGGAACAGAACAGCGTGCCGGGGCGGGTGATCCGCCTCTTCGCGGGGCGTGCGCGCGCGGTGTTCATCGCCTACGAAGAGGCGGCGCAGCAGCTGCCCGCGCGGGCGCGCACGCTGCTGACGGGCAATCCGCTGCGGGAGGAGTTCGTCGGGCTGCGGCGCCTGCCTCGCGCCGCGGATGCGCCGCGGCGCCTGCTCGTCTTCGGCGGCAGCCGCGGGGCGCACAGCCTCAACGCGGCCACGGCCGAGGCGCTGCCGCTGCTCGCGCGCGAGTTCGCGCTCGAGGCCGTGCTGCAGACCGGGCCCGCCGAGCACGCTGCCGTGGCCGCGGCGCTGGCGCCGCTGGCGCCCGCCGTCACCGTGGCCGCCTACCTCGATGACATGCCCGCCCGCCTCGCCGCCGCCGACTGGGTGCTCTGCCGCGCGGGGGCAATGACCCTCGCCGAACTCACGGCGCTGGGACTGCCCGCCGTGCTCGTGCCCTTCCCGCACGCGGTGGACGACCACCAGACGGCCAACGCCCAGGCCCTCGTGGACGCAGGCGCCGCCGTGCTCATCCCCGATGCGGAACTCACCGGCGCGCGCCTCGCCGAGACCCTCGCCGGGCTCTGGCGCGCGCCGGGCCGCGAAGCCGCCATGGCCGCCGCGAGCCGCGCGCTGGGCCGGCCCGAGGCCACGGCGGCGATCCTGGAGGCGATCCAGAAAAGCCTTGCGTTGTGCCGCTGA
- a CDS encoding UDP-N-acetylmuramate--L-alanine ligase: MHLGRTRHLHLVAIGGIGMSGIAEILVNSGFTVTGSDQREGPALERLRSFGVVCHVGHRAEQVEGAHVVVYSSAVPQDNPELVEARERGIPVISRGEMLAELMRLKRGIAITGSHGKTSTSSLVAEVLHAGGLDPTAVVGGRLLSFGSNARLGAGPHMVAEADESDGSFQRLAPTWAVVTNVDNEHLDHYGDFATLRAAVLGFLNRVPFYGASILCLEDPTLRAMLPEIRGRVVGYGWSDDCALKGEIVEQHPGGTRFRWRSARFGGELELPVLGRHNVLNALAAVAVGLELDVSPEDIGRGLSAFQGVGRRFQVLGSVDDIIIMDDYGHHPTEIARTLEAAREHFGRRLRVVFQPHRYSRTRMLADEFGEAFDAADDLILTEIYAAGEAPIEGVDAGLIERAVASRGRTPVRRVGEKDAIAALLMDELEPGDLVLTLGAGDLNRFAEDLLKRLEATRGVR, translated from the coding sequence GTGCACCTTGGCCGCACCCGACACCTGCACCTCGTCGCCATTGGTGGAATCGGCATGAGCGGAATCGCCGAGATCCTTGTGAATTCTGGCTTTACCGTCACGGGCTCCGACCAGCGCGAAGGGCCGGCGCTCGAGCGGCTGCGCAGCTTCGGCGTGGTCTGTCACGTGGGGCATCGGGCCGAGCAGGTGGAGGGGGCGCACGTGGTCGTCTACTCCAGCGCGGTGCCCCAGGACAACCCCGAGCTGGTGGAGGCGCGCGAGCGCGGCATTCCCGTGATCAGCCGCGGCGAGATGCTCGCCGAGCTGATGCGTCTCAAGCGGGGCATCGCGATCACCGGCAGCCACGGCAAGACCAGCACCAGCTCGCTGGTGGCCGAGGTGCTGCACGCCGGCGGGCTGGACCCGACGGCGGTGGTTGGGGGGCGCCTGCTCAGCTTCGGCAGCAACGCGCGGCTCGGCGCAGGGCCGCACATGGTGGCCGAGGCGGACGAGTCCGACGGCTCCTTCCAGCGCCTCGCGCCCACCTGGGCCGTCGTGACCAACGTCGACAACGAGCACCTCGACCACTACGGCGACTTCGCCACGCTGCGCGCCGCGGTGCTCGGCTTCCTCAACCGTGTGCCGTTCTACGGCGCGTCGATCCTCTGCCTCGAGGACCCGACCCTGCGCGCCATGCTGCCCGAGATCCGCGGCCGCGTGGTGGGCTACGGCTGGAGCGACGACTGCGCGCTGAAGGGCGAGATCGTCGAGCAGCATCCGGGGGGGACGCGCTTCCGCTGGCGCAGTGCGCGCTTCGGCGGCGAGCTCGAGCTGCCCGTGCTGGGACGTCACAACGTGCTCAACGCGCTTGCGGCCGTTGCCGTGGGGCTGGAACTGGACGTGAGCCCCGAGGACATCGGCCGCGGGCTCTCGGCCTTCCAGGGCGTGGGGCGCAGATTCCAGGTCCTTGGCAGCGTCGATGACATCATCATAATGGACGACTACGGCCACCACCCCACGGAGATCGCGCGCACGCTGGAGGCCGCGCGCGAGCACTTCGGCCGGCGGCTGCGGGTCGTCTTCCAGCCGCATCGCTACAGCCGCACGCGCATGCTGGCCGACGAGTTCGGGGAGGCCTTCGACGCGGCCGACGACCTCATCCTCACGGAGATCTACGCCGCCGGCGAGGCGCCGATCGAGGGCGTGGACGCCGGGCTCATCGAGCGGGCGGTGGCCTCGCGCGGCCGCACTCCCGTGCGCCGCGTGGGCGAGAAGGACGCGATCGCCGCGCTGCTCATGGACGAGCTCGAGCCCGGCGATCTCGTGCTCACGCTGGGCGCGGGCGACCTGAACCGCTTCGCGGAGGATCTGCTGAAGCGGCTGGAGGCGACGCGGGGAGTCCGCTGA
- the murB gene encoding UDP-N-acetylmuramate dehydrogenase, with amino-acid sequence MQELAAVYDGPVERDASLADKSNFRLGGSADWLFTPTRAAQLGPLLAWLAEQRLPVTVLGEGSNVLVRDGGIRGAVIRITRALESLDFDGDAARCGAGLASARLSRRALAEGRGGFVWAAALPGNLGGALAMNAGCFGGELADHFVSAEGFAATGAPVTLTRDQLDFGYRRSGLPAGVVVTSLVLNLPVMDAPARAEADARFKDIIAARSASQPAGLGTAGSTFKNPPGDHAGRLIDACGLKGLRVGGARISERHANFIVTETGRTRAADVEALMREVAEIVAAKTGVVLEPEVRIYGEP; translated from the coding sequence ATGCAGGAGCTCGCCGCGGTCTACGACGGCCCCGTGGAGCGGGACGCCTCCCTCGCCGACAAGAGCAACTTCCGCCTCGGCGGCAGCGCCGACTGGCTCTTCACGCCCACGCGCGCCGCGCAACTCGGTCCCCTGCTCGCCTGGCTCGCGGAGCAGCGCCTGCCCGTCACCGTGCTCGGCGAGGGCAGCAACGTGCTCGTGCGCGACGGCGGCATCCGCGGCGCGGTGATCCGCATCACGCGCGCGCTGGAGTCGCTGGACTTCGACGGCGACGCGGCGCGCTGCGGCGCGGGGCTCGCCAGCGCGCGGCTCTCGCGCAGGGCGCTGGCGGAAGGACGCGGAGGCTTCGTCTGGGCGGCGGCGCTACCCGGCAACCTCGGCGGCGCGCTGGCCATGAACGCCGGCTGCTTCGGCGGCGAGCTGGCCGACCACTTCGTCAGCGCGGAGGGTTTCGCGGCCACCGGCGCGCCCGTCACGCTGACGCGCGATCAGCTGGACTTCGGCTACCGCCGCAGCGGGCTGCCGGCGGGCGTGGTGGTGACGTCGCTGGTGCTGAACCTGCCCGTGATGGACGCGCCCGCACGCGCCGAGGCGGACGCCCGCTTCAAGGACATCATCGCCGCGCGCTCGGCGAGCCAGCCCGCGGGGCTGGGCACGGCGGGCAGCACCTTCAAGAATCCGCCGGGCGATCACGCGGGGCGTCTCATCGACGCCTGCGGTCTCAAGGGCCTCCGCGTGGGCGGCGCGCGGATCAGCGAGCGGCATGCGAACTTCATCGTCACCGAGACGGGGCGCACGCGCGCGGCCGACGTCGAGGCGCTGATGCGCGAGGTGGCGGAGATCGTGGCCGCGAAGACGGGCGTCGTGCTCGAGCCCGAGGTCAGGATCTATGGCGAGCCCTAG
- a CDS encoding FtsW/RodA/SpoVE family cell cycle protein, whose protein sequence is MRSLRGLDRPLLGLILLVLLAGLIVLYAASAKVAAGAQGASGHLLLRRLVQIALGLAFLGVAALADPRWIRRAAFPAAVASAALLLWVLGAPMIKGTRGWIFVGGFTIQPVDAARVGLLVFMADRLALREAMSGWRRFLPAAIALAAGVLLVALQPDFGSALALGLSGACVLIAARPPWRWLALAVLAGVLMVGALYLGSDRIRQRVDLTLHFDASENSAENYQLRQSLIGIGAGGGFGQGAGRNRQRIFLPDHHTDFIFAIVGEEYGFFGASVLLALLAALSLRVLGIAGRQADPFARYLAAGVGGMLFVYTAMNVAVTLGLFPLTGVPLPFVSHGGSALVMHLLALGLVLSVSRAEAGRPVQAARRSLIPRRRRLEPVAEDLFSRAGRRGAEPPLKRARRAAGR, encoded by the coding sequence GTGAGGAGCCTGCGCGGCCTGGACCGTCCCCTGCTGGGTCTCATCCTGCTGGTGCTGCTGGCGGGACTGATCGTGCTCTACGCGGCCAGCGCCAAGGTGGCCGCGGGCGCGCAGGGCGCGAGTGGCCACCTGCTGCTGCGCCGCCTCGTGCAGATCGCGTTGGGCCTCGCCTTCCTCGGCGTGGCGGCGTTGGCCGATCCGCGCTGGATCCGTCGCGCGGCCTTCCCCGCCGCCGTGGCGAGCGCCGCGCTGCTGCTCTGGGTGCTGGGCGCGCCCATGATCAAGGGCACGCGCGGCTGGATCTTCGTCGGCGGTTTCACCATTCAGCCCGTGGACGCGGCCCGCGTCGGCCTGCTGGTCTTCATGGCCGATCGCCTGGCGCTCCGCGAGGCGATGTCCGGCTGGCGACGCTTCCTGCCCGCGGCGATCGCGCTGGCCGCCGGCGTCCTGCTGGTGGCGCTGCAGCCGGACTTCGGCTCGGCGCTGGCGCTCGGCCTCAGCGGCGCCTGCGTGCTCATCGCGGCGCGGCCGCCCTGGCGCTGGCTCGCGCTGGCCGTGCTGGCCGGTGTGCTGATGGTCGGCGCGCTCTACCTGGGCAGCGACCGCATCCGCCAGCGCGTGGACCTGACGCTGCACTTCGACGCGTCGGAGAACTCCGCCGAGAACTACCAGCTGCGGCAGTCGCTGATCGGCATCGGCGCGGGCGGCGGCTTCGGACAGGGGGCCGGACGCAACCGCCAGCGCATCTTCCTGCCGGACCACCACACGGACTTCATCTTCGCCATCGTCGGCGAGGAGTACGGCTTCTTCGGGGCGAGCGTGCTGCTCGCGCTGCTCGCCGCGCTCAGCCTGCGCGTGCTGGGCATCGCCGGCCGGCAGGCGGACCCCTTCGCGCGCTACCTGGCCGCGGGCGTGGGGGGCATGCTCTTCGTCTACACGGCGATGAACGTGGCCGTCACCCTCGGGCTCTTTCCGCTCACCGGGGTGCCCCTGCCCTTCGTGAGCCATGGCGGCAGCGCGCTGGTGATGCACCTGCTCGCGCTGGGCCTGGTGCTGTCGGTGAGCCGCGCCGAAGCGGGACGACCCGTGCAGGCCGCGCGCCGCAGCCTCATCCCGCGGCGGCGTCGCCTGGAGCCCGTGGCCGAGGACCTCTTCAGCCGCGCCGGACGGCGTGGCGCCGAGCCGCCGCTCAAGCGCGCGCGCCGCGCGGCGGGGCGCTGA
- the murD gene encoding UDP-N-acetylmuramoyl-L-alanine--D-glutamate ligase gives MTSMGGITLVLGAGASGLAAARLLAHAGERVRLADEKSLPALPEALGAVDCRVGAFDAAWLEGVTRVVVSPGVPPTSAAHRACAERGLPISGELEEAFGRCAAPVLAVTGSNGKSTVTSLAAHLLQAQGRRAPAGGNLGRPLSDLLLDAPDADCYVVEVSSFQAETFRRFRPRAATLLNLSPDHLDRYGRLEDYYAAKLRTFAAMTAEDWLALGDDPAAGAHLADCPARRLAASPTRPLVADGAGLVSGALAIRWDGREHRLLPADDLPLPGRHNLANALAALALVLPFGADAGALAEGLRSFRGLAHRMEDVGMLGALRCYNDSKATNVEAALAGVSGLSAPVLLIAGGRDKGGDFDALAAGLPGVRLAYGIGEAGDKVARAFGERGRELGDLAAAVEAARRDGRPGELLVLSPACASYDQYRNFEERGEHFRRLVAEASA, from the coding sequence ATGACGTCCATGGGCGGCATCACGCTGGTGCTCGGCGCGGGGGCGAGCGGACTCGCCGCGGCGCGCCTGCTGGCGCACGCCGGCGAGCGCGTGCGCCTCGCTGACGAGAAGTCGCTCCCCGCGCTGCCGGAGGCGCTCGGCGCCGTCGACTGCCGCGTGGGCGCCTTCGACGCCGCCTGGCTCGAGGGCGTGACCCGCGTCGTCGTGAGTCCGGGCGTGCCGCCCACGAGCGCGGCCCATCGCGCCTGCGCGGAGCGCGGCCTGCCGATCAGCGGTGAGTTGGAAGAGGCCTTCGGCCGCTGCGCGGCGCCGGTGCTGGCCGTCACCGGCAGCAACGGCAAGAGCACGGTGACGAGCCTCGCGGCCCACCTCCTCCAGGCCCAGGGGCGCCGCGCGCCCGCGGGCGGCAACCTGGGCCGTCCGCTCTCGGACCTGCTGCTCGACGCGCCCGACGCCGACTGCTACGTGGTGGAGGTCAGCAGCTTCCAGGCGGAGACCTTCCGCCGCTTCCGTCCGCGCGCGGCCACGCTGCTCAACCTGAGCCCCGACCACCTGGACCGCTACGGCCGACTCGAGGACTACTACGCCGCCAAGCTGCGCACCTTCGCCGCCATGACGGCCGAGGACTGGCTCGCCCTCGGCGACGACCCCGCGGCCGGCGCGCATCTGGCGGACTGCCCCGCGCGCCGCCTTGCCGCCAGCCCCACGCGCCCTCTCGTGGCCGACGGCGCGGGTCTGGTGAGTGGCGCCCTCGCCATCCGCTGGGACGGCCGCGAGCACCGCCTGCTCCCCGCCGACGATCTGCCGCTGCCCGGCCGCCACAACCTGGCCAACGCGCTCGCCGCGCTGGCCCTGGTGCTGCCCTTCGGCGCCGACGCGGGCGCGCTGGCCGAGGGACTGCGCAGCTTCCGTGGCCTCGCGCACCGCATGGAGGACGTCGGGATGCTCGGCGCGCTCCGCTGCTACAACGACTCCAAGGCCACGAACGTGGAGGCGGCGCTGGCCGGCGTGAGCGGCCTCAGCGCGCCCGTGCTGCTCATCGCCGGCGGTCGCGACAAGGGCGGCGACTTCGACGCCCTCGCCGCCGGCCTGCCCGGCGTGCGCCTCGCCTACGGTATCGGCGAGGCCGGCGACAAGGTCGCGCGCGCCTTCGGCGAGCGTGGACGCGAACTGGGCGACCTCGCCGCGGCGGTGGAGGCCGCGCGGCGCGACGGGCGTCCGGGCGAGCTGCTCGTGCTCTCGCCTGCCTGCGCGAGCTACGATCAGTACCGGAACTTCGAGGAGCGCGGCGAGCACTTCCGCCGCCTGGTGGCGGAGGCGAGCGCGTGA